In Janthinobacterium rivuli, a single genomic region encodes these proteins:
- a CDS encoding ABC transporter ATP-binding protein, with protein MSYLELHKLNLGYAKNTTSVKDLDLHVEQGELISLLGPSGCGKTTTMRAIAGLMPLQSGRIILDGREIGKLAPNKRNIGMVFQSYALFPHLNVYDNIAFGLRLRKVAPALLKTKVEAVIGAVGLTGFEMRLPAQMSGGQQQRVALARAIVVEPALLLLDEPLSNLDAKLRVQMRAELRRIQRELGITMLYVTHDQEEALALSDRIVVMNGGRIEQLAAPEAVFNTPSTRFVANFMGFENLFDYRDGALHHAGASLPYTLPVAAGTTVLGWRPDKVRVCAADDAAGQYPGTVLARGFLGDTVEYLLQTPLGQVKGICAAGGAAWREGTAVSFVLPADSALWLGA; from the coding sequence ATGAGTTATCTGGAACTGCACAAGCTGAACCTCGGCTACGCGAAGAACACGACGTCCGTGAAAGACCTGGACCTGCACGTCGAGCAGGGCGAACTGATCTCCCTGCTGGGCCCCAGCGGCTGCGGCAAGACCACCACCATGCGCGCAATTGCCGGCCTGATGCCGCTGCAGTCGGGCCGCATCATTTTGGATGGCCGCGAAATCGGCAAGCTGGCGCCCAATAAACGCAATATCGGCATGGTGTTCCAGTCCTACGCACTGTTCCCGCACCTGAACGTCTACGACAACATCGCGTTTGGGCTGCGCCTGCGCAAGGTCGCGCCGGCCCTGCTGAAAACCAAGGTGGAAGCCGTGATCGGCGCCGTGGGACTGACGGGGTTCGAGATGCGTTTGCCGGCGCAGATGTCCGGCGGCCAGCAGCAGCGCGTGGCGCTGGCGCGCGCCATCGTCGTCGAACCTGCCTTGCTGTTGCTCGATGAACCGCTGTCGAACCTGGACGCCAAGCTGCGCGTGCAGATGCGCGCCGAACTGCGCCGCATCCAGCGCGAACTGGGCATCACCATGCTGTACGTGACGCACGACCAGGAAGAAGCGCTGGCCCTGTCCGACCGCATCGTCGTCATGAACGGCGGGCGCATCGAGCAGCTGGCCGCGCCGGAAGCCGTCTTCAATACGCCGTCGACGCGCTTTGTCGCCAACTTCATGGGCTTTGAAAACCTGTTCGACTACCGCGACGGCGCGCTGCACCACGCGGGCGCCAGCCTGCCGTACACGTTGCCCGTCGCCGCCGGCACCACGGTGCTGGGCTGGCGTCCGGACAAGGTGCGCGTGTGCGCGGCCGATGACGCGGCGGGCCAGTATCCGGGCACCGTGCTGGCGCGCGGCTTCCTCGGCGACACCGTCGAATACCTGCTGCAAACGCCGCTGGGCCAGGTCAAGGGCATTTGCGCGGCCGGTGGCGCCGCCTGGCGCGAAGGCACGGCCGTGTCGTTCGTGCTGCCTGCGGACAGCGCCCTGTGGCTGGGTGCCTAA
- a CDS encoding ABC transporter permease: MFADPKKRLGLLLVLPALIFIVVCFLLPVLALLVDAFRVGDGMQWGVDRFIDFFSQEFNRTIFWRTLRIAALVTLASIILGYPAAQAVARVSPKWRGLVVGMMILPLMVSPIARTYAWIVLLGRNGAVNAALVNMGLTEEPLRLLFSEFAVFVGLLQLLLPLMLMSLAGALENLPRDVEPAAATLGANPWQVFCKVTLPLTQEGLVVGGTLVFTGCVTAYVTPALLGGTKVLMLETLLYQKVSVESDFGAANVIAVILVCMTLLVNAGLKRISSSRSSV; the protein is encoded by the coding sequence ATGTTTGCTGATCCAAAAAAGCGTCTGGGACTGCTGCTGGTCCTGCCGGCGCTGATCTTTATCGTTGTCTGCTTCCTGCTGCCCGTGCTGGCCTTGCTGGTCGACGCCTTCCGCGTCGGCGACGGCATGCAGTGGGGCGTTGACCGCTTCATTGACTTCTTCTCGCAGGAATTCAACCGCACCATCTTTTGGCGCACCCTGCGCATCGCCGCGCTGGTGACGCTCGCCTCCATCATCCTCGGCTACCCGGCCGCGCAAGCCGTGGCGCGCGTGTCGCCGAAGTGGCGCGGGCTGGTGGTCGGCATGATGATCCTGCCGCTGATGGTCTCGCCGATCGCGCGTACCTATGCGTGGATCGTGTTGCTGGGCCGTAACGGCGCCGTCAACGCGGCACTCGTCAACATGGGCTTGACGGAAGAGCCGCTGCGTTTGCTGTTCAGCGAGTTCGCCGTGTTTGTCGGCCTGCTGCAATTGCTGCTGCCGCTGATGCTGATGTCCTTGGCGGGTGCACTGGAAAACCTGCCGCGCGACGTGGAACCGGCCGCGGCGACTTTGGGCGCCAATCCATGGCAAGTGTTTTGCAAGGTCACCCTGCCGCTAACGCAGGAAGGCCTGGTCGTTGGCGGCACGCTGGTGTTCACGGGCTGCGTGACGGCCTATGTGACGCCGGCCCTCTTGGGCGGCACCAAGGTGCTGATGCTGGAAACGCTGCTGTACCAGAAGGTCAGCGTGGAGAGCGATTTCGGCGCGGCGAATGTCATCGCCGTCATCCTCGTCTGCATGACCTTGCTGGTGAATGCCGGCCTTAAACGTATTTCCTCGAGCCGGAGTTCCGTATGA
- a CDS encoding porin: MTGTMVVGGLLAAQGAAQAQSSVQVYGLLSAGIGYVSDEGNGSRTHALSGTNQNPRIGFRGQEDLGNGTKAIFVLENGFNVMTGAASQSGRLFGRQSYVGLSSNDKGTLTLGRQYEAVKDLLGPVVIASNGVHIGDNDNGYNNLRVQNAVKYVSPNISNVSFTGLYGVSENPQDSNRNRVYSMGAGYKVDAFSWAVAYTKMDHPNSPDAPNGAIGNDYGSPLLIFNKSAVSGAGVNDQAIAGTGGFYNVGKTKFGALYTNVRYHYLDQSNLTLQNVDLNVNHKLTEALNLGASYFFTTGKYDVINKTPKWHQVNFQADYFLSKRTDVAITWSYQKAAGDATFARVFGFGASGGKTQSVLIVGMRHYF, encoded by the coding sequence ATGACGGGAACGATGGTAGTGGGTGGCTTGCTGGCGGCGCAGGGTGCGGCGCAGGCGCAAAGCAGCGTGCAAGTGTATGGCTTGCTGTCGGCCGGTATCGGCTATGTCTCGGATGAGGGTAACGGCAGCCGCACGCATGCGCTGAGCGGCACGAACCAGAATCCCCGCATCGGTTTCCGCGGCCAGGAAGACCTGGGCAACGGCACCAAGGCCATCTTCGTGCTGGAAAACGGTTTTAACGTGATGACGGGCGCGGCCTCGCAAAGCGGTCGCCTGTTCGGCCGCCAGTCGTATGTGGGTTTGTCGAGCAACGACAAGGGCACCCTGACTCTGGGGCGCCAGTACGAAGCCGTCAAGGATCTGCTGGGCCCGGTGGTCATCGCCAGTAACGGCGTGCATATCGGCGACAACGACAATGGCTACAACAACTTGCGCGTGCAAAACGCCGTCAAGTACGTCAGCCCGAACATCAGCAACGTGTCGTTCACGGGCTTGTATGGTGTCAGCGAAAATCCCCAGGATTCCAACCGCAACCGCGTCTACAGCATGGGCGCCGGCTACAAGGTCGATGCCTTCAGCTGGGCCGTCGCCTATACCAAGATGGATCACCCGAACAGCCCGGACGCGCCGAATGGCGCCATCGGCAATGACTATGGCAGCCCCTTGTTGATCTTCAACAAGAGCGCCGTCAGCGGCGCCGGCGTGAATGACCAGGCCATCGCCGGCACGGGAGGCTTTTATAATGTGGGCAAGACCAAGTTTGGCGCGCTGTACACCAACGTGCGCTACCACTACCTCGATCAAAGCAATCTGACCTTGCAAAACGTGGACTTGAACGTGAACCACAAGCTGACGGAAGCGCTGAATCTGGGCGCGTCGTATTTCTTTACCACCGGTAAATATGACGTGATCAACAAGACGCCGAAATGGCATCAGGTCAACTTCCAGGCCGATTACTTCCTGTCCAAGCGCACCGACGTCGCCATCACCTGGAGCTACCAGAAAGCGGCGGGCGACGCGACGTTCGCGCGCGTGTTCGGCTTTGGCGCCTCGGGCGGCAAGACGCAAAGCGTTCTGATCGTCGGCATGCGACATTATTTCTGA
- a CDS encoding CoA-acylating methylmalonate-semialdehyde dehydrogenase gives MTTQTAIPTVPLLINGEWVESQTTVWRDVVNPATQEVLAKVPFATPDEVNAAIASAQRAFKTWRKTPIGARARIFLKLQQLIRENMADLAATLTMEQGKTLLDAEGDVFRGLEVVEHAANIGTLQMGEYAQNVAGGVDTYSVMQPLGVCAGITPFNFPAMIPLWMFPMAIACGNTFVLKPSEQDPLVTEKLVRLALQAGIPAGVLNVIHGGEDVVNALCDHPDIKAISFVGSSKVGTHVYQRASLNGKRAQCMMGAKNHAVVLPDANKEQTLNQLLGAGFGAAGQRCMAASVAVLVGEARDWLPELSAKAQTLTVGAGKDNPDLGPVISCAAKERVFSLVAKGIEQGAVLTLDGRDVKVDGYPNGNFVGPTILSGVKPGMVVYDQEIFGPVLIVVEVDTLDEAIALVNANPNGNGTALFTQSGAAARYFQEEIDVGQVGINVPIPVPVPLFSFTGSRGSKLGDLGPFGKQVVLFYTQTQTITQRWFTDAASVGKVNTTISLK, from the coding sequence GTGACCACGCAAACTGCAATTCCGACCGTTCCCCTCTTGATCAACGGCGAGTGGGTTGAATCCCAGACCACCGTCTGGCGCGACGTCGTCAACCCGGCCACGCAGGAAGTCCTGGCCAAGGTGCCGTTCGCCACGCCGGACGAAGTCAACGCGGCCATCGCCTCGGCCCAGCGCGCCTTCAAAACCTGGCGCAAGACGCCGATTGGCGCGCGCGCCCGCATCTTCCTCAAATTGCAGCAGCTGATCCGTGAAAACATGGCCGACCTGGCCGCGACGCTCACCATGGAACAGGGCAAGACCCTGCTCGACGCGGAAGGCGACGTCTTCCGCGGCCTGGAAGTGGTGGAGCATGCGGCCAATATCGGCACCCTGCAAATGGGCGAATACGCGCAAAACGTGGCCGGTGGCGTCGATACCTACAGCGTGATGCAGCCGCTGGGCGTGTGCGCCGGCATTACCCCGTTCAATTTCCCTGCCATGATCCCCTTGTGGATGTTCCCGATGGCGATTGCCTGTGGCAACACTTTCGTGCTGAAACCATCGGAGCAAGACCCGCTCGTGACGGAAAAACTCGTGCGCCTGGCCTTGCAGGCGGGCATCCCGGCCGGCGTGCTGAACGTGATTCACGGCGGCGAAGACGTCGTCAATGCCCTGTGCGACCACCCGGACATCAAGGCGATCTCGTTCGTGGGATCGAGCAAGGTGGGCACGCACGTGTACCAGCGCGCCAGCCTGAACGGCAAACGCGCGCAATGCATGATGGGCGCCAAGAATCACGCCGTTGTCTTACCGGATGCCAATAAAGAACAGACCCTGAACCAGCTGCTGGGCGCCGGTTTCGGCGCGGCCGGCCAGCGCTGCATGGCCGCCTCCGTCGCCGTGCTGGTGGGCGAAGCGCGCGACTGGCTGCCGGAATTGTCCGCCAAGGCGCAAACCTTGACGGTCGGCGCGGGCAAGGACAATCCTGACCTGGGTCCCGTCATTTCCTGCGCCGCAAAAGAGCGCGTCTTCAGCCTGGTCGCCAAGGGCATCGAACAGGGCGCCGTCTTGACCCTCGATGGCCGCGACGTCAAGGTCGATGGCTATCCGAACGGCAACTTCGTCGGACCGACGATTCTCTCCGGCGTGAAGCCCGGCATGGTCGTGTATGACCAGGAAATCTTTGGTCCCGTGCTGATCGTCGTCGAAGTCGATACGCTTGACGAAGCGATTGCCCTGGTCAACGCGAATCCGAACGGCAACGGCACGGCGCTGTTTACGCAAAGCGGCGCGGCCGCCCGCTACTTCCAGGAAGAAATCGACGTGGGCCAGGTCGGCATCAATGTGCCCATTCCCGTGCCCGTTCCCCTGTTCAGCTTTACGGGTTCGCGCGGCTCCAAGCTGGGCGATCTGGGGCCGTTCGGCAAGCAAGTCGTGCTGTTCTACACGCAGACGCAAACGATTACCCAGCGCTGGTTCACGGACGCGGCCTCGGTGGGCAAGGTCAACACCACCATCAGCCTGAAATAA
- a CDS encoding nucleoside hydrolase: MDKPLKKIWLDTDPGFDDWLTMLLLGSNPAIEWLGVSVVAGNAPVAITYDNALRIKAHDGLTVPIYCGCEEPLAGVIETAQRILGDSGMPTTGEILPPGAATDAAGHAVDALIAAVRKYPGQITIMAIAPMTNIATALAKAPDIADKIVEIILMGGSTDQGNHTAAAEFNIYADPEAAAQVFQAGIPLRMFGLNLCRQLLVTNAEVRQLRAIGTPRAQCLAGYLEAYVRIRSSDGSVPMPMYDPVVALYLEAPQLFQFQSAHVAIELTGELTRGMTVCEFRVPRRAAINTQVAMLADGPAAIERLMRRLTGILA, encoded by the coding sequence ATGGACAAACCCTTGAAAAAGATCTGGCTCGATACCGATCCCGGTTTCGATGACTGGCTGACGATGCTGCTCCTGGGCAGCAATCCCGCTATCGAGTGGCTGGGCGTGAGCGTGGTGGCGGGCAATGCGCCCGTCGCCATCACCTACGACAACGCCTTGCGCATCAAGGCCCATGACGGTTTGACGGTGCCGATCTACTGCGGCTGCGAAGAGCCGCTGGCGGGCGTCATCGAAACGGCGCAGCGCATCCTCGGCGACAGCGGCATGCCGACGACGGGAGAAATCCTGCCGCCGGGCGCGGCCACGGATGCTGCCGGCCACGCCGTCGACGCGCTGATCGCCGCCGTGCGCAAGTATCCTGGCCAGATCACCATCATGGCGATTGCGCCGATGACCAATATCGCAACCGCGCTGGCCAAGGCGCCCGATATCGCGGACAAAATCGTCGAAATCATCCTGATGGGCGGCTCGACCGACCAGGGCAACCATACGGCGGCGGCCGAATTCAATATCTATGCGGACCCGGAAGCGGCCGCGCAAGTTTTCCAGGCAGGCATCCCACTGCGCATGTTCGGCCTGAACCTGTGCCGCCAGCTCTTGGTGACGAATGCGGAAGTGCGGCAGCTGCGCGCCATCGGCACGCCGCGCGCGCAGTGCCTGGCCGGCTACCTGGAAGCGTATGTGCGCATCCGCAGCAGCGACGGTTCCGTGCCCATGCCCATGTACGACCCCGTGGTGGCCCTGTACCTGGAAGCGCCGCAGCTGTTCCAGTTCCAGAGCGCCCACGTGGCCATCGAATTGACGGGCGAACTGACGCGCGGCATGACGGTGTGCGAGTTCCGCGTGCCGCGCCGCGCCGCCATCAATACACAAGTGGCGATGCTGGCCGACGGCCCGGCCGCCATCGAGCGTTTGATGCGTCGCCTCACCGGCATCCTCGCCTGA
- a CDS encoding short-chain fatty acyl-CoA regulator family protein, with the protein MAKVFMGVRLQRLREERRMTQVALAKSLGISPSYLNQMERNQRPLTVPILLRIGTVLGVDPQIFSEHDSASLVADVRDVFGELPDAPPTSMAELKMLVENMPELARSILLLQRRYRVMAERADTLAARLDDGSRGASSAAPSTDEEVREYLNRRQNYIDELDRAAELVAGQFDPALRTLDALQGRLLERHGIEVRLSDGDAGMVRKHRYDAQQHILWLPDTLTGGQRAFQMAAQISLLEHSELIDALVLAAGLSGAAAQTGARLAFSNYFAGALLMPYQRFLQAAETRAYDIERLAHQFGVGFEAVCHRLSTMQRPEAAGLPFFFVRVDRAGNVSKRQSATDFHFSRVGGTCPLWIVYDAFSHPGQVLTQVASMPDGCTYLWIARQVSTASPGFRAPGKTFAVALGCDISQAHRLIYSKGLDLHDPSSATPIGTGCKVCERQSCPQRAFPSLLAPPPASA; encoded by the coding sequence ATGGCAAAGGTTTTCATGGGCGTGCGCCTGCAGCGGCTGCGCGAGGAACGGCGCATGACGCAGGTGGCGCTGGCCAAGTCCCTGGGCATTTCGCCCAGCTACCTGAACCAGATGGAACGCAACCAGCGCCCGCTGACGGTGCCGATTTTGCTGCGCATCGGCACGGTGCTGGGGGTCGATCCGCAAATCTTTTCCGAACACGACAGCGCCAGCCTCGTGGCCGACGTGCGCGACGTGTTCGGCGAATTGCCGGACGCGCCGCCCACCTCGATGGCGGAATTGAAAATGCTGGTGGAAAACATGCCGGAACTGGCGCGCTCGATTTTGCTCTTGCAGCGGCGCTACCGGGTGATGGCGGAACGGGCCGACACGCTGGCCGCGCGTCTCGACGACGGCAGCCGCGGCGCCAGCTCGGCGGCCCCGTCCACGGATGAGGAAGTGCGCGAATACCTGAACCGGCGGCAAAATTACATCGATGAGCTGGACCGGGCGGCGGAACTGGTGGCGGGACAATTCGATCCCGCCCTGCGCACGCTCGATGCGCTGCAAGGCCGGCTGCTGGAACGCCACGGCATCGAAGTGCGCTTGTCCGATGGCGACGCGGGCATGGTGCGCAAGCACCGCTATGACGCCCAGCAACACATCCTGTGGCTGCCCGACACCCTGACGGGCGGCCAGCGCGCCTTCCAGATGGCGGCGCAAATCAGCCTGCTCGAACACAGCGAGCTGATCGACGCTCTCGTACTGGCGGCGGGATTGTCCGGCGCGGCCGCGCAAACGGGCGCGCGCCTGGCGTTTTCGAATTATTTCGCGGGCGCCCTCTTGATGCCGTACCAGCGCTTCCTGCAGGCGGCGGAAACGCGCGCCTACGATATCGAGCGCCTGGCGCACCAGTTCGGCGTGGGTTTCGAAGCCGTCTGCCACCGCCTGAGCACCATGCAGCGCCCCGAGGCGGCAGGGCTGCCGTTTTTCTTCGTGCGCGTCGACCGCGCGGGCAATGTCTCGAAGCGCCAGTCGGCCACGGACTTCCACTTTTCAAGGGTGGGCGGCACGTGCCCGCTGTGGATCGTGTACGACGCCTTCAGCCATCCGGGCCAGGTACTCACGCAAGTGGCCAGCATGCCGGACGGCTGCACCTATCTGTGGATCGCGCGCCAGGTCAGCACGGCGTCACCGGGTTTCAGGGCACCGGGGAAAACCTTTGCCGTGGCGCTGGGCTGCGACATCTCGCAGGCGCACCGCTTGATCTATTCAAAGGGACTCGATTTGCACGATCCGAGCAGCGCCACGCCCATCGGCACGGGCTGCAAGGTGTGCGAGCGCCAAAGCTGCCCGCAGCGGGCGTTTCCGTCGCTGCTGGCGCCACCACCAGCATCGGCCTGA
- a CDS encoding LysR family transcriptional regulator: MHELSKKISLRHLQAFATLARVNSFSKAAQELCVTQPALSASIKLLENQLGKKLFNRTTHQLELTREGKLALDYATHLLNTASNTFADIQRAIGSGRHRIRIGAIPSAMAMTAVVVARYCEQHGDEVEIVLSDMPNDGLLHALHSGQLDFCVGIEVPGSVSLESVGLFEDELVLVTAGRHALAPLKEVRWEQLAGQEIVVFTKGSIWEFASSALRQHGLSPSSLYQMIHSESLYGVVRAGIAVGIMPSLYTTFLNDEDLHVAPLRQPTCKRKIALMRRNEISRNHHVDDCFSALRQDLQQVDQWF; this comes from the coding sequence ATGCATGAGTTGAGCAAGAAGATTTCCTTACGACATTTGCAAGCGTTTGCCACCCTAGCCCGGGTAAACAGCTTCAGCAAGGCTGCACAGGAATTGTGCGTGACCCAGCCGGCCCTCAGCGCGTCGATCAAGCTGCTGGAAAATCAACTGGGAAAAAAGTTGTTTAACCGCACAACCCACCAGCTGGAACTGACGCGCGAAGGCAAGCTGGCGCTCGATTACGCCACGCATTTATTGAATACGGCGAGCAACACGTTTGCCGATATCCAGCGCGCCATCGGCAGCGGCCGGCACCGCATCCGCATCGGCGCGATACCGTCCGCCATGGCGATGACGGCCGTGGTGGTGGCGCGCTACTGCGAGCAGCATGGCGACGAAGTGGAAATCGTCCTGTCGGACATGCCCAACGACGGCTTGCTGCACGCGCTGCATTCGGGCCAACTGGACTTTTGCGTGGGCATCGAGGTGCCCGGCTCCGTGTCGCTGGAAAGCGTGGGCCTGTTTGAAGACGAGCTGGTGCTGGTGACGGCGGGACGCCATGCGCTGGCGCCACTGAAGGAAGTGCGCTGGGAGCAACTGGCGGGCCAGGAAATCGTCGTGTTCACCAAGGGCAGCATCTGGGAATTCGCCTCGAGCGCGCTGCGCCAGCATGGCTTGAGCCCGTCGAGCCTGTACCAGATGATACACAGCGAATCGCTGTATGGCGTGGTGCGCGCCGGCATCGCCGTGGGCATCATGCCCAGCCTGTACACGACCTTCCTCAACGACGAGGACCTGCACGTGGCACCGCTGCGCCAACCCACGTGCAAGCGCAAGATCGCCTTGATGCGGCGCAATGAAATCAGCCGCAACCACCACGTGGACGACTGTTTTTCAGCGCTGCGGCAGGATTTGCAGCAGGTCGACCAGTGGTTTTAA
- a CDS encoding ABC transporter substrate-binding protein yields MKKHLMLALSLGLLANAAHAEKRELVISAYPIAQPLFMKYVYEPFKAKCGCDIKVETGNNADRIAKLVVHSKNPVIDLVLLSDSGMLEAAQKGVIQPMDYAKLSNYKALYDVAKNPIGGNFAVGYTLYSVGLVYRSDKIAPLTSWKDLWRPELKGRVAFPDVSTTQGPLMLRMADAAWGGKTDDYATGFAKIVGMKGNVVTFSKNSAQLAALFAQDEIWAAPVARFTWSQMLKTGLPLKWSIPAEGQAAGMNVMGIVAGSKNADLAYQLMDFWLSKEVQTQLATNLVDSPVNKDVRLSVAAAQFNTYGADQISSLKFVKPETILKQRSNWMTQWNKAMSK; encoded by the coding sequence TTGAAAAAGCACCTCATGTTGGCGTTGAGCCTAGGCTTGCTGGCTAACGCCGCCCACGCGGAAAAACGCGAGCTGGTCATTTCGGCCTATCCGATTGCCCAGCCCTTGTTCATGAAGTATGTGTACGAGCCGTTCAAGGCCAAATGCGGTTGCGATATCAAGGTGGAAACGGGGAATAATGCGGACCGCATCGCCAAGCTGGTGGTGCACAGCAAAAATCCGGTGATCGACCTGGTGCTGCTGTCCGATTCCGGCATGCTGGAAGCGGCGCAAAAAGGCGTCATCCAGCCCATGGATTATGCCAAGCTGAGCAATTACAAAGCCCTGTACGACGTGGCGAAAAACCCCATCGGCGGCAATTTCGCCGTCGGCTACACCTTGTACTCGGTCGGCCTGGTGTACCGCAGCGACAAGATCGCCCCGCTGACGTCCTGGAAGGACCTGTGGCGCCCTGAACTGAAGGGCCGCGTGGCCTTCCCTGACGTGAGCACCACGCAGGGCCCGTTGATGCTGCGCATGGCCGATGCGGCCTGGGGTGGCAAGACGGACGACTACGCCACCGGTTTTGCGAAGATCGTCGGCATGAAGGGCAACGTCGTCACGTTCTCGAAAAACAGCGCGCAGCTGGCCGCCCTGTTTGCGCAAGATGAAATCTGGGCCGCACCCGTGGCGCGCTTTACGTGGTCGCAAATGCTCAAGACGGGCCTGCCCCTGAAATGGAGCATCCCGGCCGAAGGCCAGGCGGCCGGCATGAATGTGATGGGCATCGTGGCCGGCTCGAAGAATGCGGACCTGGCCTACCAGCTGATGGATTTCTGGCTGTCCAAGGAAGTGCAGACGCAGCTGGCGACCAACCTGGTCGACTCGCCCGTCAACAAGGACGTGCGCCTGTCCGTGGCGGCCGCGCAATTCAATACCTATGGCGCCGATCAAATCAGCTCGCTGAAATTCGTCAAGCCGGAAACCATCCTCAAGCAGCGCAGCAACTGGATGACGCAGTGGAACAAGGCCATGAGCAAATAG
- a CDS encoding ABC transporter permease, protein MKESLFSRAVLWLVFLFLLGPFAIVVLAGFSGGETLAFPPESYSLRWILEVWSAPEFRRAFQTSLEIGLIATVIALLLGIPVAYAFSRMPPPGIGAIRQVLTSPLIIPAILVGLGLLHHLVLTINAPVYVGLLIGHIALLIPYSVRVVYASLVNLRVDIEDAAITLGASRLRAFFMIVLPNIRNAVIAAFFLAFVTSFNQVPVSLFLTGPGISTLPIEMLGHMENSFDPSIAALSTLLVLFTMAFVMVTEKVLGISKYM, encoded by the coding sequence ATGAAAGAAAGCCTGTTTTCGCGCGCCGTCCTGTGGCTGGTGTTTTTGTTCCTGCTGGGGCCTTTTGCCATCGTCGTGCTGGCCGGTTTTTCCGGCGGCGAGACGCTGGCCTTCCCGCCCGAGTCGTATTCGCTGCGCTGGATTCTGGAAGTATGGTCGGCGCCCGAGTTCCGCCGCGCTTTTCAGACCAGCCTGGAGATCGGCCTGATCGCGACCGTCATCGCGCTGTTGCTGGGCATACCCGTCGCATATGCGTTTTCGCGCATGCCGCCGCCCGGTATCGGTGCCATCCGGCAGGTGCTGACGTCGCCGCTGATCATTCCCGCCATCCTCGTCGGCCTGGGCTTGCTGCACCACCTGGTCCTGACGATTAACGCGCCTGTGTATGTGGGCCTGCTGATCGGCCATATCGCGCTGTTGATTCCGTATTCGGTGCGCGTCGTGTATGCCAGCCTGGTGAATTTGCGCGTGGATATCGAGGATGCCGCCATCACGCTGGGTGCGTCGCGCCTGCGGGCGTTTTTCATGATCGTGCTGCCGAATATCCGCAACGCCGTGATCGCCGCCTTCTTCCTCGCCTTCGTCACCTCGTTCAACCAGGTGCCCGTGTCGCTGTTCCTGACGGGCCCCGGCATCAGCACCTTGCCGATCGAGATGCTGGGCCATATGGAAAACAGCTTCGATCCGTCGATCGCTGCCCTGTCGACCTTGCTGGTCTTGTTCACCATGGCCTTCGTGATGGTGACCGAGAAGGTGCTGGGCATTTCTAAATACATGTAA
- a CDS encoding adenosine deaminase family protein: MSNSPLSIEQFLRAMPKVELHCHLFGTVRQATFRALAAKTGNVVTPEEIDSFYTRGDKPVGVLRVLRALDAHLIVSPTDLYCLAYEYLEDVHGHGVRYAEFFWNPTGTVRVSGIRYEAAQDAIVAAIRDAQRDFGVIGRLIPSIDREAAPAEAVQMVEWMKAYRAPEVIGIGIDYRENDRPPELFIDAYRAARAAGFKCTAHAGEFGMPWMNVATAIDELKVDRVDHGYTIVDNLELAQRCVERGLVFTVVPTNSYYLRTLAPERWALDHPIRAMAKLGLKLHPNTDDPTLHHVTPTGAWMMMRAFGFGLDDMRGFMLNGLDAAWIDESTRRNWRAQFAREFDALRARVAE; this comes from the coding sequence ATGTCTAATTCCCCCCTGAGCATCGAACAGTTTTTACGCGCCATGCCGAAAGTGGAGCTGCATTGCCATTTGTTCGGCACGGTGCGCCAGGCTACCTTCCGCGCGCTGGCCGCGAAGACGGGCAATGTCGTCACGCCCGAGGAAATCGACTCTTTCTACACGCGCGGCGACAAGCCCGTCGGCGTGCTGCGCGTGCTGCGCGCGCTCGACGCGCACCTGATCGTCTCGCCAACGGACCTGTATTGCCTTGCCTACGAATACCTGGAAGACGTGCATGGCCACGGCGTGCGCTATGCGGAGTTCTTCTGGAATCCGACCGGCACCGTGCGCGTGTCGGGCATCCGCTATGAAGCGGCGCAAGACGCCATCGTGGCCGCCATCCGCGATGCACAGCGCGACTTTGGCGTGATCGGCCGTTTGATCCCCAGCATCGACCGCGAAGCGGCTCCCGCCGAAGCCGTGCAAATGGTGGAATGGATGAAGGCTTACCGCGCGCCGGAAGTCATCGGCATCGGCATCGACTACCGCGAAAACGATCGCCCGCCAGAGTTGTTCATCGACGCTTACCGCGCCGCGCGCGCCGCCGGTTTCAAATGCACGGCGCATGCGGGCGAATTCGGCATGCCGTGGATGAACGTGGCGACGGCGATAGACGAATTGAAGGTGGACCGGGTCGACCATGGCTACACGATTGTCGACAACCTGGAACTGGCGCAGCGCTGCGTGGAGCGCGGTCTCGTGTTTACCGTGGTGCCGACCAATTCGTATTATCTGCGCACGCTGGCGCCCGAACGCTGGGCGCTCGATCACCCGATCCGCGCCATGGCCAAGCTGGGCCTGAAACTGCATCCGAACACGGACGATCCGACCCTGCACCACGTGACGCCGACGGGTGCCTGGATGATGATGCGTGCATTCGGCTTCGGCCTCGATGACATGCGCGGCTTCATGTTGAATGGCCTCGACGCGGCCTGGATCGACGAGTCCACGCGGCGCAACTGGCGCGCGCAATTTGCGCGCGAATTTGACGCACTGCGCGCGCGGGTCGCCGAATAA